DNA from Scheffersomyces stipitis CBS 6054 chromosome 1, whole genome shotgun sequence:
ATTCGAAGTAGAATTCAATAAATTTCTATACTCCACAAGTAAAACCGGTATATAGCTTACCATACAGGACGTAATCACATGACATAAATATTGCGCACTAtcagatttttcatttctcaTCACATTTCAAGTTTAGAAATCAAAGAGTCTAACTTCTTAAACTAGTCATCTTCACCATATCAAGCATGTCTGCTCCAAAAGAAGGATTCATCATCCCAGCTTCTATCTCCCACGCTGCACTCGGTCAGGTGACGAACAAGTCCTTAGGTGTAAGATACAACTGTGCTCAGTGTGCTGCTTCTTTTTCATTGTCGAAGAACGATGCCATCAGATGCAAGGAATGTGGTCACAGAGTCATCTACAAggccagaaccagaagaatgGTGCAGTTCGAAGCTCGTTAGAGTAAGGAGTAACGTAAATTTCATGAGATAAGCAAAGCATTTCTTGAgtttttgaagttctttATTGAAGTTAATCATTGAAGTTCGTATGCGAAGACTTTGAGCTCGAATCATTTTTCTATTGAAAACATGAAATTATATTCATTATTCGATAAGGGGAGTATTATTGTCAAGTATGTGAGTTCATTCATTTAAGATTTCAATATACTCTTGAAAGGAAGAATCATCATATGTTGTATTTTTCcctcatcttcatttcaaCAAGACCATTGCATTTCCCCGGTTCCTGGAGCTCTGCTCCACTGTATAGATAAAAGCTAGTGTAAATTATTGGGAGTAatatatattattattgaattGAACTTCTGTAGACTTACTGTATGTTTACTAATGGAACTATAGATGGCCGTCCGTGAGCACATTGAAACGGTAGACGACAGTGCAAGAGCTGCCGTACCATTTTCTCCATTTCAGAATACTCCAATACCTCTCCGAAAACCACAGAAGAATGGCATGCCTTAGAATTGATAATATCGATCAAGAAGGTGGGCAAGTGACGAACAAAAGGAAACCAATCATTAATAGAATATGTATCTACGATTGCCGacttgctttcttcttttaaATCGTTTACATGCAGCAACAACCACCTCCTCAAGATATCAGCATCTATGTCtgacttctccaaaattATTTGGGGCATGTGGGTTACGACTATAGTTAGACCTTCAATGATGAACCTAATTCCAAACTTGTTAAGATTCTCCGCATATTCCTCGAACAACTGAACTTCTACGCTACTAACAGCAAACGTTACAGGCTCAACCACTCGTAGCAGCAAATTGGTGTGAGCATCTAAGACAAGAAATATGAAGTCTTTAAAGAGTGCCTCTACCTTTATTCTTTCATCGCAAGCATGTTGGTCAATAACTAGAAGTACTTTGCCTCCAAGATTATTCGAACTGCTCACCAAGATAAACTTGCTATCAAGTTGTCTCACAATTCTATAGTTGCCCGAAGTTAAACCTGATTCTGCAACATTTAGAAAAGTACTATCAAGCTGATCACTTTTCTTCACTCTAGGTTCCTCATCTCCACTGGGAGATGTCTTTCTTCGTTTCGATGGAGACAATGATATCCGGGGAGAGCCAAATACGGATGGCCCAGAATCAACCTGAAACCCTTGAGAGACCAAAAATTGCTTGAAGACTTTCACCACAAACTTAGTGATTTCATCGGCTTCAATAGTAGCCCCTTTTTTAACGCTTTCTAtgcaaacaagaaagactGGCCAAACCCACAGCAACCTAGATCGCTTCTTAGAAGGAGATTCCCCTGTACGATAAGAAACAGACTCAGGTATATCTCCAAATCTCGATTCTTTGAAAGTTTGGTTTACAGCTATACGTGTGGTCTCATAACCTTGGAGAGAaccattgaagaatatgtATTGGAACCTCTTCGAGCTTACAGGGTCCGTTCCTACAAATCCTGTCAACTGCAATCCTCTTTGTTCAGCTTCTAGGGTGTGAAATTTTGGTAGAACAGACTTTCCATAGATGTTCCTGAATATACAAGCAAAATTATCAGTCTTTCGTGTGTTACTGGGAGAATAGTTTATGAGAATATCTGGATTCAAGGAATCATGGTCAAGTCGTAGTACTTTGATACTCACATCTGGAAATTTGACAAGACTCTGAAATACAATATGTCtaatttcatcaataatCTTGAATTGCGAAACTGCTCTAATCTGTTGTCGACGAACAGGAAGGTTGCAATACAATCCTGTTGCCGTGACTATGGTTCCGTTCTTTTTGATCGGCTCTACCCGAAAGAAGCCATCGTTCGTATAATTTTGATAATCATAGACTTCTGTATTCGAATTATACGAAATCATTCGAACAAAAGTAACGTCTCCAGAGTCACTTTTAGACACAATAGAAAGTCGAGATACCAAACCTAAAGCGTATAATGCTTCTCCCCTATAGCCATATGTAGAGATAAAAGGCAAGTCCTTAATTtgcttcaactttgaagtGTGATATCTCTCGCCTACCATCAGCATATCATCAGCAGGAATTCCAACTCCATTGTCGGCAACCTGTACAGCGAGCGAATCCAAGTCTAGACGTATTTCTACCACCTTGGCTTGAGCATCCAAGCTATTTCTTAACAATTCCTGAACTACCGAGGCtaaagagttgaagataGTTTGCGATCTCAATTCACTCAGAACCTGTGGATTTAGTTTTCGAATCCTACCACTCGACAACATACCATCACAACATTGTCTTCAATGAGCTGTACAGAtaaaagttggaaaagttggaaaccGCAGaatcaattttcaattaaATCTCATAGTAATGTCGCACAACTTCTCCAGCCTCCATAGTGAGGAACAGATTCTGAGGCTACAATGCTCTTCTACAAAACCAAAAAGACATCAAATCGATCAGCTAATCAAACATCCTTATCGTATTATCTTAAGATGAAATGCCTTACAACTCTATATATTCTACTTAATCATTTTGTTAAGTTATCGCTTAGTAGCGACATTTCACTCTTGTgtttttgcacccaatgTAAAAGGCTTAAGAAAGATGATACGCTTCCGACAAATTCTTTAACCTATCAAGTCGTCCTCTCATTTCTTTGGTGGTTGTTTCGTCTGTGATATTCAACCAGCCAATTTGCTCAATCATAACTAACAAATCCTCTCTTTGTTGAGTACCGAGATtatcttgtctttttgCTGTTCTTCGGAGGCTTACAGCAAACCTCTCTAGGTTGTCTCTGGCTTCAAGACGTTCTCTTGTAAGCAAATCTGCTTCCCGATATACCTCCGCTTCACTGATAAGCTTCTGTATCTCAGCTTCTGGCAATCTGCTCTGATTGTTTCTAATCGTAATCTGATGTGAGATTCCAGACCGTACTTCAACAGCAGAAACTTCTAGAATACCATTATCATTTACAGTAAAGGTTACTTCAATTCGTGGTACTGCCTGTGGAGCAGGGGGTATATTAGTTAATGAAAACAGTCCTAACAAATTGTTATGTTTCGTAAGTGAtctttctccttcaaaCACCTGGATTTGAACAGCGGATTGATTATCGGTGCTTGTAGTAAAAAGCCTGGTAACAGAGTTAGGAATGGCtgtgtttcttgaaataaGATTGGTCATTAACCCTCCTCTTGTTTCTACTCCTAGGGATAGAGGCGCCACTTCTAGTAAGACTATAGCACCATTATCTGATTTTGACTTGAGAGTTTCCTCTGGAGTAAACGTGGCAGCTGCAATGGATGCACCAATGGCTACAGCCTCGTCGGGGTTGACTCTCCTAGTCAATTCGGCTCCGTCAAAGTACTCCGAAACCAATTCCTGAATTCGAGGTATTCTTGTAGATCCTCCAACCATCAAAATTTCGTCTACTTGATTCTTTGTCATTCCCGCCTCTTCAATTACTTCGTCTAGATAGACCAACGTTGATTGAAAAAGATCCTCACAAAGATCCTCAAACCTTGCTCTGGTGAGGGACAATGTGAAATCAATTCCATTATAAAGAGATTCGATTTCAATTGAACTTCTAAGAATTCCAGTGGATAGTGTCCTTTTTAGTTGTTCACAGTTgtctttcaatttctgcATAGATTTAACATTAGTGCTAATGTCCAACTTATGCTGTTCATAAAATTTACCTTTGAAATACTCAACTAGCCTGATATCCAAATCTTCACCTCCCAAATGGGTATTTCCACCAGTAGCTTTCACTTCAAACATATTTTTATAAATTTGCAATAAGGAAGCATCAAAGGTACCCCCTCCAAAATCGTAAACCAATACAGATTTggtttctttcaaattctgGTGATAGCCATAGGCAATAGCTGCTGCTGTAGGTTCATTTATTACTTTCAAAACGTTCAATCCAGCTATCCTTCCTGCATCAATAGTTGAATTTCTCTGAGAATCATTGAAAAAGGCTGGTACTGTGATGACAGCATCTTGAATTTCTACCCCAAGGAATGTCtctgctgtttctttcatttttgacAATACCATGGAGGATATGTTCTCTGGTGAAAATATTTTAGCCTCATTTCTGTACTCTGCTCTAACAAAAGGCTTACCATCTCTATCTACTACCTCGAATGGAAAGTTTTTAATATccagttgaagttcatcatCATTAAATTCTCTACCAATCATTCTTTTAACACCGTAAATAGTATTAGTAGGATTCCttccaatttgaaatcTTGCAGCTTCTCCAATCAATCTTTCAGATTCGTTGAAAGCTACACAAGATGGAGTTGTTCTATTACCTTGATCGTTAGCTATTACTTCTTCTCGGCCATTTTGAAAGATAGATACACATGAATAAGTTGTACCCAAATCGATTCCAATTGTTAGAGACATTAGTAATTGTTTTGATACGCGAGCAAAGGATCTAATACGATTCAAACACTTGTATTTATACTCTCGAGAAGAAGAGCCGGTTTATGAGTTCGTAATGTATACCATTCAAACGATTGGAACAATTCTGACACAAAAGTCAAGAGTCATGAAAACATGATCGGATGGCTATGTCTACAGGTTTCGCCAATTGTGGAACACCACTTGGGAGATAAgcttctccaaaatcgATATGCTGGAACTAATATTTTCTCATATGCACCCCTCTAAAATGGATTTTGCATCTATATGATCCATGCAGGAATTCAGCGGAGAAAGGTAAGCTAAATATAGAGTATGGATAATATTCGTACAGGTTGAACTTACAACAAGTCAGACAAACACCAAAAAAAAGGGATTGCCATGTGCCACCAACAGGCAGAGAAAATACTAATTTAATTACTGAATGAAATGGTATTTGTCCACAAACACACAATATTAATAAAGTCACAAGTGGGTTGAAGCTCCTGAAAGGCTGTGAgacaacaaaaagaaaagaaaatacGAGCTTAGTGGTTGGATGTTTAACCTTACAAATAATAGAGAAAGCTGCCCCTACTTAAATCTTCAAAACAAATATGAGCCTGAAATCAGAGGCAATTCTGCTCCATCCATTTCAATATAATGATTATTGGAGTTGATATAGGAAACTACAAGTCTGTAGTTGCAATCAACCAAGGTGGCATGATAAATATCCTAGCGAATGATTATGGTGAAAATTTCACTCCTTCTCTTGTCGGGCTAGGACAGAGAAACAGATTGTTCGGAGAAATAGCAAGGCACCAGCAGCATTCTTATCTaacatcaacaattggCAATCTCAAAAGATTACTTGGAGTGAGACCACGCGAGGAAAATTTCGCAACAGAATTGGAATTTGTAAAAGATTTAGAATTACAGACTGCTGATGAACTAATGGTAAGAATTGACAAGAAAGGATCATACACAGCAACTCAACTAATGGCCATGATACTAAATAAACTAAAAACTTATAGTAAATGCGAAGTGGATAAGATCTGTTTTTCGGTTCCTCAGTGGTATGATTCTTATGGGCGACGAGCGGCATTGGAAGCTTGCcagattgcaaatttcaaagaaataAAGATAGTCAATGAATTAACATCGGCAGCCACATGGTACGCTCATTCCAGACCAGTAGTATGCCCTACCATTGTATGCTTTATAGACATTGGATACACTTCCTTCCAGGTAGCGATCGCTGAAGTCAAACCCAGAAGTATTAGCATTCTAGGGTCAGCCAGCAACAGAAACTTTGGCGGTAGGAATATCGATTATGCAATTGCTGAAATATTCAGAGAAAAAtttagaaaagaaaaaacaGATATAGCAAAAGCAGGCAAAGACTATTTCAAACTCGTCAAAgcagttgaaaaattgaaagaaatattGTCAGTCAACAACGAAGCATCAGTTACCATAGAAGTGAATTTAGGAGGTTCCAATATCGAAGAAAAAGAACTTCACTTAACTAGAAAAGACTTAGAAGATATCGTTGAGCAACAATGCAGAGTTTCTCAATTAATCACGGGCACTATAGAGGAAGTCATCAAGATTGCCCAAAAGACTATTTCATTCTCAAAATCGAAAGTTGAATCCATTGTGCTCATTGGAGGTAGTTCCAGAGTTCCTTGTATAAAGAAGGGTATAGAAGATTATTTTGGTAAACATCTTTCATTTACATTGAATCAAGATGAAGCCATAGCAAAGGGAAATGCATTGACAATGTCGGGCAAAGATGAAATCTTAGTGGAAGAATATAGAAACAGCTTCATTGAAGGTTCTTACAGACCTGACGATGCTCCAACGAGACTGTTTAGATTCCCTGATAGTTATCATCCAAGACTGGAAACCAAGTCGTTCTTGGGTAAAAGGAATTGTAAAATAAGTGTAAGGAGAGATGGTGAACAGCCAATCGAATGGTCAATTTCGAATGTGAAACAAATTTCAGATTGGGAAACTGTTATAAGGATAGAATTTGCCTTTGACCAGTTTAATATCCAACTCAAGAAGGCATACACTTGCCAGGGAACAGTGGTGAAACTGTCCAATGAGAAAATGGAAGTTaatgaagagaaagcaGATATAAATGAgcaacaaattcaagataGAAAACAATTGGCTGAAATATCCGACAGAGTGAGTAGATTTAAAAACATAGAGGACAAACTACTATTACAGGATAAGGCTATAGAAGATAAAGAGAAAATGAGGAATATGTGTGAAGAAACTCTTTTAGGTTTGATTagaaaatatgaaaagCTGCAAGTTATAAAGGTTGCCCAAATGTTTATTGAGCAAGACGATCACAAAATAGAGGAATATGAAAAGGTGGTAAACAAAGCAGTGGTAGAGACGAGAGCTGCAGTGCAAGCAAGAAGAGCCTTCgaacaagagaaaagaGTTATGGAAGAccagaggaagaagaagcaaagagAAGAGCAAAGAGAAGAGCAAAGAGAAGAGCAAAGAGAAGAGCAAAGAGAGGAGCAAACAGAGGAGCAAAGAGAGGAGCAAAAGAAAGTAATAAagacagaaaagaaaacgacaGAAGCCGAGGAGGAAATAAAGAGAGTGAACGATGATAAGAAAGGTGAGGAAATATATTTTTACCTGAATGATGAATTGTCCAATGTGCCAATAATATATGAATGAGTTCCAagttatatatatatagttACGCAAATAATTAGTTCTTTTTAAGTTCTGTCATTCCTCCTGTAAAGTATGGAGGTGGAGGCGGAAATAGTAATGATGATGCAATTTGTTCTAAATTTGCTTTCATCTCTTTAAAGTCATTAACAGTAGCAGTAGATGAACCCGAACTTTCGAGCCAAGTTTTGTTCCTATTTATATGTAAACGCATCTGCTgtttatcttcttcagatattTCTGCTAAATCTGTCTTTCGTATTAGCGATAAGTTATAactttcaaattcaaactTGGCTCTATCTCTATCAGTGAgggcttcttcttctcgtcTATAGGTATCAGAATCTGCAATCATTCTATCCATTACTGAAGCCGACAATCTTCCTCTTTCGTTTCTCACAAGTACTCTCTGCATCCTACCAGTTGTCCTCTCTACCGCTGAAACATGTAAAATACTGTTAGGGTCAATTTCGAAAGTTACTTCAATTTGAGGTATTCCAGCCTTCGTTCTCGGATAGTccttgaaatcaaaaacttCAAGCAAATTATTATTGATAACCTGTTTACTTTCACCTTCGAAGACCTCGACAGAcactttttcttgaaagtCTGTAATAGTAGTGTAACAtcgttttcttgatgttggaattcttgaatttctaGGAATCAAAACTGACATTTTACCATCATCAATTGCAACTCCAAGCGACAACGGGGCCACATCGTTGAGAATGACATTAGGTACAGATTCTCCCGATAAGATAGATGCTTGAATGGCTGCACCATAGGCTACTGCTTCA
Protein-coding regions in this window:
- the MLH3 gene encoding DNA mismatch repair; amino-acid sequence: MLSSGRIRKLNPQVSSELRSQTIFNSLASVVQELLRNSLDAQAKVVEIRLDLDSLAVQVADNGVGIPADDMSMVGERYHTSKLKQIKDLPFISTYGYRGEALYALGLVSRLSIVSKSDSGDVTFVRMISYNSNTEVYDYQNYTNDGFFRVEPIKKNGTIVTATGLYCNLPVRRQQIRAVSQFKIIDEIRHIVFQSLVKFPDVSIKVLRLDHDSLNPDILINYSPSNTRKTDNFACIFRNIYGKSVLPKFHTLEAEQRGLQLTGFVGTDPVSSKRFQYIFFNGSLQGYETTRIAVNQTFKESRFGDIPESVSYRTGESPSKKRSRLSWVWPVFLVCIESVKKGATIEADEITKFVVKVFKQFLVSQGFQVDSGPSVFGSPRISLSPSKRRKTSPSGDEEPRVKKSDQLDSTFLNVAESGLTSGNYRIVRQLDSKFILVSSSNNLGGKVLLVIDQHACDERIKVEALFKDFIFLVLDAHTNLSLRVVEPVTFAVSSVEVQLFEEYAENLNKFGIRFIIEGLTIVVTHMPQIILEKSDIDADILRRWLLSHVNDLKEESKSAIVDTYSINDWFPFVRHLPTFLIDIINSKACHSSVVFGEVLEYSEMEKMVRQLLHCRLPFQCAHGRPSIVPLVNIQ
- the RPC10 gene encoding DNA-directed RNA polymerases small subunit (DNA-directed RNA polymerases I, II, and III 7.7 kDa polypeptide (ABC10-alpha)) produces the protein MSAPKEGFIIPASISHAALGQVTNKSLGVRYNCAQCAASFSLSKNDAIRCKECGHRVIYKARTRRMVQFEAR